A genome region from Streptomyces sp. V3I8 includes the following:
- a CDS encoding keywimysin-related RiPP: MKKAYEAPTLVRLGSFRRKTGLLQRSGNDRLILSKN, translated from the coding sequence ATGAAGAAGGCCTACGAGGCCCCCACGCTCGTCCGGCTGGGGTCGTTCCGCCGCAAGACCGGGCTGCTGCAGCGCAGCGGCAACGACCGCCTGATCCTCAGCAAGAACTGA
- a CDS encoding response regulator transcription factor, producing MTLRVVVADDQALVRTGFRMIIDARDDLEVVGEASDGQEAVRLTRELAPDVVLMDVRMPVLDGIEATRRIAESGARARVLVLTTWDVDAHVVAALRAGASGFLLKDIRPGELVDAIRLTARGDALLAPTVLSRVLDRFLRTTPDPAPPPSLRDLSGREREVLTLIGQALSNAEIAGRLRLSEATVKNHVTAVLRKLGLRDRVQAVVAAYDHGLVRVRRP from the coding sequence ATGACGCTGCGCGTGGTGGTGGCCGACGACCAGGCCCTGGTCCGTACCGGATTCCGCATGATCATCGACGCCCGGGACGACCTCGAGGTGGTGGGCGAGGCGTCCGACGGGCAGGAGGCGGTGCGGCTGACGCGGGAACTGGCGCCCGACGTGGTGCTGATGGACGTACGCATGCCCGTCCTGGACGGCATCGAGGCGACCCGGCGGATCGCGGAGTCGGGCGCCCGGGCCCGGGTGCTCGTGCTGACCACCTGGGACGTGGACGCGCATGTGGTCGCCGCCCTGCGGGCCGGGGCGAGCGGCTTCCTGCTCAAGGACATCCGCCCGGGCGAACTCGTCGACGCGATCCGCCTGACCGCGCGCGGCGACGCGCTGCTGGCGCCGACCGTGCTCAGCCGCGTCCTGGACCGGTTCCTGCGCACCACGCCCGACCCGGCGCCGCCGCCCTCCCTGCGGGACCTGTCCGGCCGCGAGCGGGAGGTGCTCACCCTGATCGGGCAGGCGCTGTCGAACGCGGAGATCGCCGGACGGCTACGCCTGTCGGAGGCCACCGTCAAGAACCATGTCACCGCGGTGCTGCGCAAACTGGGCCTGCGCGACCGCGTGCAGGCCGTCGTCGCCGCCTACGACCACGGCCTCGTGCGGGTGCGCCGGCCCTGA
- a CDS encoding ABC transporter ATP-binding protein, whose translation MTRPSQTTGGSVAALFRLTSGHRSSIATATGLTLAASALGLAQPLVAKHVVNSSARGEALWPFLLLLSVLFAAEAAAGATGRFLLDRMGEGVIRTVRHGLVSRLLRLEMREVDRHRRGDLVSRVTADTTLLRDVVSQALVDLLTGCLVSAGALLLMLWLDPLLLLLVVATVALAAAVVTTLLKGMRVASEHVQTSLGAVAAELERALGALPVVRVYRAEEREAHRIGERVDSAYRSGVQTAKLAAVMSSAVELAVQGSFLLVLVIGGMRVGSGGADSLGDLVAFLLYASYLVMPLSSVFRAIGLIQRGAGAYLRIDEVLDLPEEPAQRPGHAGPGAPSTTPLSATPALELTDIHFAYVPDRPVLRGATFTVPRHGLVALVGRSGAGKSTLFSLVARLYDPDTGTIRLDGRPTTGLSRQQCRAGIALVDQNTHVLEGTLRENITYAAPDATDDDILRVVRLTRLDHVVQRLTGGLDGRLGDRGGTLSAGERQRVALARALLARPRLLLLDEHTSHLDTVNERALTRALSAVARDCAVLVIAHRLSTVQHADRIVVLEDGRTVASGRHDQLLATSPAYRELAATHVLLSRAPENGER comes from the coding sequence ATGACACGGCCGTCGCAGACGACGGGAGGTTCCGTCGCCGCCCTGTTCCGTCTGACGTCCGGGCACCGCTCCAGTATCGCCACAGCGACCGGGCTGACCCTGGCCGCGTCGGCCCTCGGACTCGCCCAGCCGCTCGTCGCCAAGCACGTCGTGAATTCCAGCGCCCGCGGCGAGGCGCTGTGGCCCTTCCTGCTGCTCCTGTCCGTGCTCTTCGCCGCGGAGGCCGCCGCCGGAGCGACCGGCCGGTTCCTGCTGGACCGCATGGGCGAGGGCGTGATCCGCACGGTGCGCCACGGACTCGTCTCGCGGCTGCTGCGGTTGGAGATGCGGGAAGTGGACCGGCACCGCCGCGGCGACCTCGTCTCCCGCGTCACCGCCGACACCACTCTGCTGCGGGACGTCGTCTCCCAGGCCCTGGTCGATCTCCTCACCGGCTGCCTCGTCTCGGCCGGGGCACTGCTGCTGATGCTGTGGCTGGACCCGCTGCTGCTGCTCCTCGTCGTGGCGACGGTGGCCCTGGCCGCAGCCGTCGTCACCACGCTCCTGAAAGGCATGCGAGTGGCCTCGGAGCACGTGCAGACTTCCCTGGGCGCCGTCGCCGCGGAACTGGAACGCGCCCTCGGCGCCCTGCCGGTGGTCCGGGTGTACCGGGCCGAGGAACGCGAAGCGCACCGCATCGGCGAGCGGGTGGACTCGGCCTACCGGTCCGGCGTACAAACGGCGAAACTGGCCGCGGTCATGAGCAGCGCCGTCGAACTCGCGGTCCAGGGCTCCTTCCTGCTCGTTCTGGTCATCGGCGGCATGCGGGTCGGGAGTGGTGGAGCGGACTCGCTGGGAGACCTGGTCGCCTTCCTGCTGTACGCGTCGTACCTGGTCATGCCCCTGTCGTCGGTGTTCCGCGCCATCGGCCTGATCCAGCGTGGGGCGGGCGCGTACCTGAGGATCGACGAGGTCCTCGACCTCCCCGAGGAACCCGCGCAGCGGCCCGGCCACGCGGGCCCCGGCGCACCGTCGACCACCCCGCTCTCCGCGACCCCCGCGCTCGAACTGACCGACATCCATTTCGCCTACGTCCCGGACCGGCCAGTCCTTCGCGGGGCGACCTTCACCGTGCCGCGCCATGGACTCGTGGCTCTCGTCGGCCGCTCAGGAGCCGGCAAAAGCACACTCTTCTCCCTGGTCGCGCGCCTCTACGACCCCGACACCGGAACCATCCGGCTCGACGGCCGTCCGACCACGGGCCTGAGCCGCCAACAGTGCCGGGCGGGTATCGCTCTCGTGGATCAGAACACCCACGTACTGGAGGGCACGCTCCGGGAGAACATCACCTACGCGGCCCCCGACGCCACGGACGACGACATCCTCCGCGTGGTACGACTGACCCGGCTCGACCACGTGGTGCAGCGATTGACCGGGGGTCTGGACGGCAGGCTGGGCGATCGCGGCGGCACTCTCTCCGCGGGAGAACGCCAGCGTGTGGCCCTGGCCCGCGCCCTGCTCGCCCGTCCGAGGCTGCTCCTGCTCGACGAGCACACCTCGCATCTGGACACCGTCAACGAGAGGGCTCTGACCCGGGCGCTCAGCGCCGTCGCCCGCGACTGCGCGGTCCTCGTCATCGCACACCGCCTGTCCACCGTTCAGCACGCCGACCGGATCGTCGTCCTCGAAGACGGCCGCACGGTGGCCTCCGGACGGCACGACCAACTTCTCGCCACCAGCCCGGCATACCGTGAACTGGCCGCCACACACGTCCTGCTCAGTCGTGCCCCGGAGAACGGCGAGCGTTGA
- a CDS encoding lasso peptide isopeptide bond-forming cyclase — MHESAEPERGDAHFAVFPDCEEAAAAVRFFRHPGTCVLTHASGRPWLIGRWSGTEIISARAGTTALAAVGWCAADRQQLERQAARMRDLTELDALARSVPGSFHLVATHDGQLRMQGTASGLRLVFHARIGGVRVAATSADLLAEALGSRPDTGRLAARLLWPVPHPLYETSVWQGVDAVSPEEALFISADGHRVRSSRWWRPPEPTRTLAQGAPAVRTALAEAVDVRTRPGGVVSCDLSGGLDSTSVCFLAARSTASVVAATWPGRDPADTDLAWARQAAQHLPKVDHAVWDPDASALVYSDLLGIDDLLDEPTIGVMDRSRVLQHLPWLAARRSRVHLTGIGGDHVAWCSEAYYHGLLRTRPLFALRQLRGFRALWNWPLGGTARALADSRTYSGWLADSVRRLRAPMPQSSVTASLGWGMSPRLFPWMTSETERLARRALLDSAAQAEPLHADRGMHTDLELIRTCTRILRQWERMATRAGLPMASPYLDDRVIEACLAVRPDERVTPWRYKPLLSEAMRGVVPEECLRRANKAEASMDASDGLRRHRGDLMTLWTDSRLESLGLVDGGELRRLAQRPSAPGLRDAILYSTVACEVWLRSRDRAPRPGSAVG, encoded by the coding sequence ATGCATGAGAGTGCGGAACCGGAGCGCGGCGACGCCCACTTCGCTGTCTTTCCCGACTGCGAGGAGGCGGCCGCCGCGGTCCGGTTCTTCCGCCACCCCGGTACGTGTGTCCTCACCCATGCCTCGGGCCGGCCCTGGCTGATCGGCCGCTGGTCCGGCACGGAGATCATCTCGGCCCGGGCCGGCACAACGGCCCTGGCCGCCGTCGGCTGGTGTGCAGCCGACCGGCAACAGCTCGAACGCCAGGCCGCACGCATGCGCGACCTCACTGAACTCGACGCCCTGGCCCGGTCCGTGCCGGGCAGTTTCCATCTGGTGGCCACCCACGACGGGCAGCTCAGGATGCAGGGCACGGCCTCCGGGCTGCGGCTGGTCTTCCACGCCCGGATCGGTGGCGTCCGCGTGGCGGCGACGAGCGCGGACCTGCTCGCCGAGGCCTTGGGGAGCAGGCCGGACACCGGCCGACTGGCCGCCCGGCTCCTGTGGCCCGTGCCGCATCCGCTGTACGAGACCTCGGTCTGGCAGGGGGTCGACGCGGTCTCCCCGGAGGAGGCCCTGTTCATCTCCGCGGACGGACACCGGGTCCGCAGTTCACGCTGGTGGCGGCCACCGGAGCCGACCCGCACCCTCGCACAGGGCGCGCCGGCCGTCCGCACGGCGCTGGCCGAGGCCGTGGACGTCCGGACCCGGCCGGGCGGTGTGGTCAGCTGCGACCTGTCCGGCGGACTGGACTCCACCTCCGTCTGCTTCCTGGCCGCCCGCTCCACCGCCTCCGTGGTGGCGGCGACCTGGCCCGGCCGGGATCCCGCGGACACCGACCTGGCGTGGGCCCGGCAGGCGGCACAGCACCTGCCGAAGGTGGACCACGCCGTCTGGGACCCGGACGCCTCGGCCCTGGTCTACTCGGACCTGCTGGGCATCGACGACCTGCTCGACGAGCCGACCATCGGCGTGATGGACCGCTCGCGCGTCCTGCAGCACCTGCCGTGGCTGGCCGCACGCCGCAGCCGGGTGCACCTCACCGGCATCGGCGGCGACCACGTCGCCTGGTGCTCGGAGGCGTACTACCACGGACTGCTGCGCACCCGCCCGCTGTTCGCGCTGCGCCAGTTGCGCGGCTTTCGCGCCCTGTGGAACTGGCCGCTCGGTGGGACGGCGCGTGCCCTCGCCGACTCCCGCACGTACTCCGGCTGGCTGGCCGACTCCGTCCGTCGGCTACGCGCTCCGATGCCGCAGTCCTCGGTGACCGCAAGCCTCGGTTGGGGGATGTCACCCCGCTTGTTTCCCTGGATGACCTCCGAGACGGAACGGCTCGCCCGCCGAGCCCTGCTGGACTCGGCCGCACAGGCCGAGCCGCTGCACGCGGACCGCGGCATGCACACTGACCTGGAGCTGATCCGCACCTGCACGCGCATCCTCCGCCAGTGGGAGCGGATGGCGACCCGAGCGGGACTTCCGATGGCGTCGCCGTACCTGGACGACCGCGTGATCGAGGCGTGCCTGGCGGTACGGCCGGACGAACGCGTCACGCCATGGCGGTACAAACCGCTGCTCAGCGAGGCGATGCGCGGTGTCGTTCCGGAGGAGTGCCTGCGGCGTGCCAACAAGGCGGAGGCCTCGATGGACGCGTCGGACGGACTGCGCCGCCACCGGGGCGACCTGATGACTCTGTGGACCGACTCCAGGCTGGAAAGCCTCGGCCTGGTGGACGGCGGGGAACTGCGCCGGCTCGCGCAGCGGCCCTCCGCGCCTGGTCTGCGCGACGCGATCCTCTACTCGACCGTCGCGTGCGAGGTGTGGCTGCGCTCCCGGGACCGCGCCCCGCGTCCCGGATCCGCCGTCGGATGA
- a CDS encoding GPP34 family phosphoprotein, translating into MIDDLACLMYLLAHDDRAEGPYDRSRTQLLVRAAALVDLALRGRLGEVDGTVTVSGTQPVGDPVLDGVLRDAAAGHGWKYLVRRHRKRTLTQVEDRLAAAGVLTVKAPRTRFGARRPVVRDRAVPAALRARVSAVLHADGPVREIPAADAALLALAAAGGIRSVVSRQDHRTFRARIDACTGCLATLAPGLETAVRALPTTMIAAQGGMGGG; encoded by the coding sequence GTGATCGACGACCTGGCCTGCCTCATGTATCTGCTCGCCCACGACGACAGGGCCGAAGGCCCTTACGACCGTTCCCGCACGCAGTTGCTGGTCCGTGCCGCGGCCCTGGTCGACCTCGCCCTGCGCGGACGGCTGGGGGAGGTGGACGGCACGGTCACCGTGTCCGGCACGCAACCCGTCGGCGACCCCGTGCTGGACGGCGTTCTGCGCGACGCCGCCGCCGGGCACGGCTGGAAGTACCTCGTGCGCCGCCACCGGAAGCGGACCCTGACACAGGTGGAGGACCGGCTCGCCGCGGCGGGGGTCCTCACGGTGAAGGCGCCCCGCACCCGTTTCGGCGCACGGCGGCCGGTCGTGCGGGACCGCGCGGTGCCCGCCGCGCTCCGCGCCCGCGTGTCCGCGGTGCTGCACGCGGACGGTCCCGTGCGGGAGATCCCCGCCGCCGACGCCGCGCTGCTGGCGCTGGCCGCGGCGGGCGGCATCCGCTCGGTCGTGTCACGGCAGGACCACAGGACCTTCCGGGCCCGTATCGACGCCTGCACGGGATGCCTCGCCACCCTCGCGCCCGGCCTGGAGACAGCCGTACGCGCGCTGCCGACGACCATGATCGCCGCGCAGGGCGGCATGGGCGGCGGCTGA
- a CDS encoding SIS domain-containing protein encodes MHSLLSFNEAEFVSQTESLLALRPQIEKVADRLVDEGYDNVLLVGAGGTYAQMWPYEHLARRTSLLPVRAAVAAELVVSGDARIGERTAAVFTSVSGTTEDSLSAIEYCRSRGAHTIAFTGIADSPIAQSADVTLLSEPKAWPFDVQLLLFLGRLLSRRGEFEGYERLAGELAGLPRILVDVARQAEPVARAFADAHKDNDYHFLIGGGNLWGFTYLYSMCILEEMQWLRTTRVHSAEFFHGSLELLEADTSVIVFQGEDETRALTDRAEAFAKRVSKDVTVFDTRDYALEGISAEFRGLLAPLVLDTVMDRVSKHLERARDHSLDLRRYYRVMDY; translated from the coding sequence GTGCACTCTTTGCTGTCCTTCAACGAAGCCGAGTTCGTCTCCCAGACGGAAAGCCTCCTGGCGCTGCGCCCCCAGATCGAGAAGGTCGCCGACCGGCTCGTCGACGAGGGGTACGACAACGTCCTGCTGGTGGGAGCGGGCGGGACGTACGCGCAGATGTGGCCCTACGAGCACCTCGCGCGGCGCACCTCGCTGCTCCCCGTCCGGGCCGCCGTCGCCGCGGAACTCGTCGTCTCCGGCGACGCCCGCATCGGTGAGCGCACCGCCGCCGTCTTCACCTCCGTCTCCGGCACCACCGAGGACAGCCTCAGCGCCATCGAGTACTGCAGGTCCCGGGGCGCCCACACGATCGCCTTCACCGGCATCGCCGACTCCCCGATCGCCCAGAGCGCCGACGTCACGCTGCTCTCCGAGCCCAAGGCCTGGCCGTTCGACGTCCAGTTGCTGCTGTTCCTGGGCCGGCTGCTGTCCCGCCGCGGCGAGTTCGAGGGCTACGAGCGCCTGGCCGGCGAACTCGCGGGCCTGCCGCGCATCCTGGTGGACGTCGCCCGCCAGGCCGAGCCGGTGGCACGGGCCTTCGCCGACGCCCACAAGGACAACGACTACCACTTCCTCATCGGCGGCGGGAACCTGTGGGGATTCACCTACCTGTACTCCATGTGCATCCTGGAGGAGATGCAGTGGCTGCGCACCACCCGGGTGCACAGCGCGGAGTTCTTCCACGGTTCGCTGGAACTGCTGGAGGCGGACACCAGCGTGATCGTCTTCCAGGGGGAGGACGAGACGCGGGCCCTGACCGACCGGGCCGAGGCGTTCGCCAAGCGCGTCTCCAAGGACGTCACCGTCTTCGACACCCGCGACTACGCCCTGGAGGGCATCAGCGCCGAGTTCCGCGGGCTGCTCGCGCCGCTGGTGCTGGACACCGTGATGGACCGGGTCAGCAAGCACCTGGAGCGGGCCCGCGACCACTCGCTCGACCTGCGCCGCTACTACCGCGTCATGGACTACTGA
- a CDS encoding lasso peptide biosynthesis PqqD family chaperone, with the protein MTLRFGTDVSTAETEYGTVLLDQRTGEYWELNPTGALVVRMLMTEGDEAAAVTALVARFDIDRDHAEQDVSALVRDLRSAGLVS; encoded by the coding sequence GTGACGCTCCGATTCGGCACCGACGTCTCCACCGCGGAGACCGAGTACGGAACGGTGCTCCTCGACCAGCGCACCGGTGAGTACTGGGAACTCAACCCCACGGGCGCACTGGTGGTGAGGATGCTCATGACCGAGGGCGACGAGGCGGCCGCCGTCACGGCGCTCGTCGCCCGGTTCGACATCGACCGCGATCACGCGGAGCAGGACGTGTCGGCACTGGTACGCGACCTCCGGTCCGCGGGGCTGGTCTCATGA
- a CDS encoding PfkB family carbohydrate kinase, whose translation MNVLGFGDNTVDRFVDRGTDYPGGNCVNVAVYAHRLGLDAAYLGVFGDDDLGTFVRTSVAAQGVAVDRSTVRPGRTSVSTLHVRDGDRLFLGYDDGTVRERPALDDGLTAYAASFALVHSSVYSRTEAQLPGLAAAGPLVSFDFSDEEEYRTPAYLDRVCPHVDLALLSCSGLDETATRALLTEAVRRGAGMALATRGLEGAIAYDGAVTATAPSRPADPASMSDTMGCGDAFLAGFVVSLLREGWARGLPPARAALDGALRHGAQAAYDQCFVEAAFGCGRPTPAPAPVAAER comes from the coding sequence ATGAACGTCCTCGGCTTCGGTGACAACACCGTCGACCGCTTCGTGGACCGCGGCACCGACTACCCCGGCGGCAACTGCGTCAACGTCGCCGTCTACGCCCACCGGCTGGGCCTGGACGCCGCCTACCTGGGAGTGTTCGGCGACGACGACCTCGGCACCTTCGTGCGCACGTCCGTGGCGGCGCAGGGCGTCGCCGTGGACCGCAGCACGGTGCGCCCCGGCCGGACCTCGGTCTCCACCCTGCACGTACGCGACGGCGACCGGCTGTTCCTCGGCTACGACGACGGCACCGTCCGCGAGCGGCCCGCCCTGGACGACGGCCTGACGGCGTACGCGGCGTCGTTCGCGCTCGTGCACTCCAGCGTCTACTCCCGCACCGAGGCCCAGCTCCCCGGGCTGGCCGCGGCCGGTCCGCTGGTCAGCTTCGACTTCTCCGACGAGGAGGAGTACCGCACCCCCGCCTACCTGGACCGCGTCTGCCCCCACGTCGACCTGGCGCTGCTGTCGTGCTCCGGCCTGGACGAGACCGCCACGCGTGCGCTGCTCACCGAAGCCGTGCGGCGGGGGGCGGGCATGGCGCTGGCCACGCGCGGCCTCGAGGGGGCGATCGCCTACGACGGTGCGGTCACGGCCACCGCGCCCTCCCGCCCCGCGGACCCCGCCTCCATGTCCGACACGATGGGCTGCGGCGACGCCTTCCTCGCCGGGTTCGTCGTCTCGCTCCTGCGCGAGGGCTGGGCCCGGGGGCTCCCGCCGGCCCGGGCGGCTCTGGACGGCGCCCTGCGGCACGGTGCGCAGGCGGCGTACGACCAGTGCTTCGTGGAGGCGGCCTTCGGCTGCGGCCGCCCGACACCGGCGCCCGCACCGGTGGCCGCCGAACGGTGA
- a CDS encoding sensor histidine kinase, translated as MDRSRQPHDAFAGQAQGALPPRTARALWWGSAGLVLTVLGTSVLVAGTDHGRRLPVALALVLAQAWALRWQTRAPAVVLAVTAAAGLAVWALLPAVTLTGALLAAQVALCVLSATRPRRVSVRALAAMCLPAPLAFGAGGPAGAAVLLLTVLLAWTAGQWRRAQQERIRAEMRRAVVEERARIAREVHDVVAHTLSVMVVQAGAADDVFAERPEQARRALRAIETGARSALGELRLLLRAFAPEAGTQGAGEQREPGPSLTRLDELADTVRATGMTVHVHREGAADGLPAAVDLAAYRIVQEALTNTLRHAAGADEVSVRVTAHGECVKITVADNGRTPHGAPAAAGAERGLVGMKERARLVGGSLRAGPLPGGGFEVAAHLPARGAS; from the coding sequence GTGGACCGCAGCAGACAGCCCCACGACGCGTTCGCAGGGCAGGCGCAGGGCGCGCTGCCGCCCCGGACGGCCCGGGCGCTGTGGTGGGGGTCGGCCGGCCTGGTGCTCACCGTCCTGGGCACCTCGGTGCTCGTTGCCGGCACGGACCACGGCCGGCGACTGCCCGTGGCCCTGGCCCTGGTCCTCGCGCAGGCCTGGGCCCTGAGGTGGCAGACGCGCGCCCCGGCCGTCGTACTGGCCGTGACCGCGGCGGCGGGGCTCGCGGTGTGGGCGCTGCTGCCCGCGGTGACCTTGACGGGGGCACTGCTGGCGGCGCAGGTCGCGTTGTGCGTGCTGTCGGCCACCAGGCCGCGGCGGGTCTCGGTGCGGGCGCTCGCCGCGATGTGCCTGCCGGCGCCGCTGGCGTTCGGGGCGGGCGGCCCTGCGGGTGCGGCGGTCCTCCTGCTGACGGTGCTCCTGGCCTGGACCGCGGGACAGTGGCGCAGGGCGCAGCAGGAACGGATCAGGGCGGAGATGCGCCGGGCCGTGGTGGAGGAGCGTGCGCGGATCGCGCGTGAGGTGCACGACGTCGTGGCGCACACCCTGTCGGTGATGGTCGTTCAGGCGGGCGCGGCCGACGACGTGTTCGCCGAACGGCCCGAGCAGGCCCGTCGGGCGCTGCGGGCCATCGAGACGGGCGCCCGCTCGGCGCTCGGTGAACTACGCCTGCTGCTGCGCGCGTTCGCACCCGAGGCGGGGACGCAGGGAGCCGGGGAGCAGCGGGAGCCGGGGCCCTCGCTCACGCGTCTGGACGAGCTGGCCGACACGGTGCGCGCGACCGGGATGACGGTGCACGTGCACCGGGAGGGCGCCGCGGACGGACTGCCGGCCGCGGTGGATCTGGCGGCGTACCGGATCGTCCAGGAGGCCCTCACCAACACGCTGCGCCACGCGGCCGGCGCGGACGAGGTGAGCGTGCGCGTCACGGCCCACGGGGAGTGCGTGAAGATCACGGTGGCCGACAACGGCCGTACACCGCACGGCGCTCCGGCCGCGGCCGGAGCGGAACGCGGCCTTGTGGGGATGAAGGAACGCGCACGGCTGGTGGGCGGCAGCCTGCGCGCCGGTCCGCTGCCCGGAGGCGGGTTCGAGGTGGCGGCGCACCTGCCGGCGCGGGGCGCGTCATGA
- a CDS encoding ABC transporter permease produces the protein MERAVRTDLPGLKRRRRRPGAALAPYWMILPGWLWLAAFFVTPVIVMVSLSLQTGDFIDGFRQTFHFSTYADVVRTYHVQLVRSLVYGAAATVACALIGYPVAYWIAFRAGRHKSVFLFLLLLPFFVSFVIRTQSWNVVLADNGVLLGPLKDWGLLSADFHLLATPYAVIGGLTYNFLPFMVLPVYVALERVDPKVVEASTDLYASRTGTFLRVVLPLSLPGVFAGVLLTFVPASADYVNAGILGGPSTTMIGNIIQTEYFTNLDYPGAAALSFVLMGALLLAVFTYARALGTDDVLEAAAR, from the coding sequence GTGGAACGCGCTGTTCGAACCGATCTACCAGGCCTGAAGCGGCGACGGCGCCGTCCCGGTGCCGCGCTGGCCCCCTACTGGATGATCCTGCCGGGCTGGCTGTGGCTGGCCGCCTTCTTCGTCACCCCCGTGATCGTGATGGTGTCGCTGTCCCTGCAGACCGGCGACTTCATCGACGGCTTCCGCCAGACCTTCCACTTCTCCACCTACGCCGACGTGGTGCGCACTTACCATGTGCAGCTCGTGCGGTCCCTGGTCTACGGCGCCGCCGCCACCGTCGCGTGCGCGCTCATCGGCTACCCGGTGGCGTACTGGATCGCCTTCCGGGCCGGCCGGCACAAGTCGGTGTTCCTCTTCCTGCTCCTGCTGCCGTTCTTCGTCTCCTTCGTCATCCGCACCCAGTCCTGGAACGTCGTGCTGGCCGACAACGGCGTCCTGCTCGGCCCGCTCAAGGACTGGGGCCTGCTCTCCGCCGACTTCCACCTGCTGGCCACGCCCTACGCGGTGATCGGCGGACTGACCTACAACTTCCTGCCGTTCATGGTGCTGCCCGTGTACGTCGCCCTGGAGCGGGTGGACCCCAAGGTGGTCGAGGCATCCACCGACCTGTACGCCTCCCGGACGGGGACCTTCCTGCGTGTGGTGCTGCCGCTGTCGCTGCCCGGCGTCTTCGCCGGGGTGCTGCTGACCTTCGTGCCCGCCTCGGCCGACTACGTCAACGCCGGCATCCTCGGCGGCCCCTCCACCACGATGATCGGCAACATCATCCAGACCGAGTACTTCACCAACCTCGACTACCCCGGCGCCGCCGCCCTGTCGTTCGTCCTCATGGGCGCGCTGCTGCTGGCCGTGTTCACCTACGCCCGGGCCCTGGGCACCGACGACGTGCTGGAGGCGGCCGCGCGATGA
- a CDS encoding ABC transporter permease, translating to MTTHTVPAAPEAPAAPRPRRARRRPTLSVYTFLVLAWLLLPIAVMVLFGFNDTGSKVNFTWQGFTLNWYRHLFAIPNLTSALVNSLTIALIVAVVATLLGTPIGLALGRYRFRGRGSVDLLMFAAIAAPEIALGAALLSLFIVMGVPRGYWTVVIAHVAFCIPYVAITVRARMAGHDPTLEEAARDLGAGPWTAFRLVTLPMLLPGVASGALLCFALSIDDYVITSFNAGRTVTFPLWVYSASRTGVPPQVNVMGTLIFVGGLLIAGANVLFSRRRAA from the coding sequence ATGACCACACACACCGTCCCCGCGGCGCCCGAAGCGCCCGCCGCACCACGGCCGCGCAGGGCCCGCCGCCGGCCCACCCTGAGCGTGTACACGTTCCTGGTACTGGCCTGGCTGCTGCTGCCGATCGCCGTCATGGTCCTGTTCGGCTTCAACGACACCGGCAGCAAGGTGAACTTCACCTGGCAGGGCTTCACCCTGAACTGGTACCGGCACCTGTTCGCCATCCCCAACCTGACCTCCGCGCTGGTCAACAGCCTCACCATCGCCCTGATCGTCGCCGTGGTCGCCACCTTGCTGGGCACCCCGATCGGACTGGCGCTGGGCCGCTACCGCTTCCGCGGCCGCGGTTCGGTGGACCTGCTGATGTTCGCGGCCATCGCGGCCCCCGAGATCGCCCTCGGCGCCGCCCTGCTGTCGCTGTTCATCGTCATGGGCGTGCCCCGCGGCTACTGGACGGTCGTCATCGCGCACGTGGCGTTCTGCATCCCCTACGTCGCCATCACCGTACGGGCGCGCATGGCGGGGCACGACCCGACGCTGGAGGAAGCCGCCCGCGACCTGGGGGCGGGTCCCTGGACGGCGTTCCGGCTGGTCACCCTGCCGATGCTGCTGCCCGGCGTGGCCTCCGGCGCCCTGCTGTGCTTCGCCCTGTCCATCGACGACTACGTCATCACCAGCTTCAACGCCGGCCGTACGGTCACCTTCCCGCTGTGGGTCTACAGCGCCAGCCGTACCGGCGTGCCCCCGCAGGTCAACGTCATGGGGACGCTGATCTTCGTCGGCGGCCTCCTCATCGCCGGAGCGAACGTCCTGTTCTCCCGGCGCCGCGCGGCCTGA
- a CDS encoding lasso peptide biosynthesis B2 protein: MTTPSALDRPTGVPLARRLAARLVLVPALMLSFLPPRHIRAVLERVRRGARPATLAQAAAAREALCAVSLRCAGPRGCLPRSLGAALLCRIHGAWPTWCTGVRKVPPFSAHAWIEADGRPIGEGVPDDYFARLVTVAPVRRAGT; this comes from the coding sequence ATGACCACTCCCAGCGCCCTGGACCGGCCCACCGGAGTCCCCCTCGCCCGGCGACTGGCCGCTCGCCTCGTCCTGGTCCCCGCGTTGATGCTGTCCTTCCTGCCGCCGCGTCATATCCGCGCCGTACTGGAGCGGGTCCGTCGTGGCGCGCGGCCCGCCACCCTCGCGCAGGCCGCGGCGGCCCGTGAGGCGCTGTGCGCGGTGAGCCTGCGCTGCGCGGGGCCACGCGGCTGCCTCCCCCGGTCGCTCGGGGCGGCCCTGCTGTGCCGGATCCACGGCGCCTGGCCCACCTGGTGCACCGGAGTGCGCAAGGTGCCGCCGTTCAGCGCCCACGCCTGGATCGAGGCCGACGGCCGCCCCATCGGCGAGGGGGTCCCGGACGACTACTTCGCACGACTGGTGACCGTGGCTCCGGTGCGGCGTGCGGGGACGTGA